Below is a genomic region from Streptomyces ferrugineus.
GGCGCCGGTGCGCGAGGCGTTCTCACGGCTCGTGGACGAGGGGCTGCTGGAGAGCAAGCCGCAGAGCTACACCCGGGTCACGCCGGTCGTGGCCGCCGAAGTGCGGGACGCGGCCGCCGTGGTCGGCGCCATGCACGAGCTCGTCACACGGGTCGCGGTGCCCCGGCTCATGGCCGCCGACGTGGAGATCATGCGCGCCGCCAACGAGCGCTTCGCCACCGCCGTCGCGGCCGGCGAAGTGGACCTCGCCCTGCGGGCCGACGACGAACTGCACGACGTACCGGTCCGGGTGAGCGGCAACCGCGCGGCCGCCGCCACCGTCGCCCGCTACACCCCGCTCATCCGCCGGCTGGAGCGCCGCCGCTTCGGGGAGGGCGGCAACTGCCGTTCGGCCCGACTGCACGAGCAGCTCATCGACGCCTGCGCGTGCGGTGACACGGACACGGCGGTCCGCGTCACCGCGGAGATCTGGCGAAGCCTCGCCGACCTCGTGGACCTGGCCGACGACTGACCCGGGAGGACCCATGTCCCTTTCCTCGTACGACCGCTACCCCCTGCTCTTCGGCCCCTCGCCGGTCCATCCGCTGGAGCGCCTCACCGCCCACCTCGGCGGCGCCTCGCTCTGGGCGAAGCGCGAGGACTGCAACTCCGGTGTCGCCTACGGCGGCAACAAGACCCGCAAGCTGGAGTACCTGGTCGCCGACGCGCTCGCCAAGGGGTGCGACACGCTCGTCTCGATCGGCGGTGTGCAGTCCAACCACACCCGCCAGGTCGCCGCCGTGGCTGCCCGCGCCGGTCTCAAGTGCGTGCTGATCCAGGAGAGCTGGGTGGACTGGCCCGACTCCGTCTACGACAAGGTCGGCAACATCCTCGTCAGCCGCCTCGCCGGAGCCGATGTCCGACTGGTGCGCGCCGGGTTCGGGATCGGCTTCAAGGAGAGCTGGGAGCAGGCGCTGCGGGAGGTGGAGGAGTCCGGCGGCAAGCCGTACGCCATCCCCGCCGGCGCCTCCGACCATCCGCTGGGCGGCCTCGGGTTCGCCGGGTGGGCGTACGAAGTCGCCGAGCAGGAGCGGCAGTCGGGGGTCTTCTTCGACACGGTGGTCGTGTGCTCGGTGACCGGCTCCACCCAGGCGGGCATGGTCGCCGGCTTCGCCGCCCTGGAGGAGGCCGGCGGCCGTCCGCGCCGGGTCATCGGCATCGACGCCTCGGCCAAGCCCGAGTCCACCCGTGAGCAGATCGCCCGGATCGCCGGGAACACCGGCCGACTCATCGGTGTCAAGCGCGAGTTGACCGAGGCCGACGTCGAGCTCGACGAGCGGTACCACGCGGGCGTCTACGGCATCCCGGACGAGCCCACCCTGGAGGCGATGCGGCTGGCGGCGCGGACCGAGGGCATGGTCACCGACCCCGTCTACGAGGGCAAGTCGATGGCCGGGATGATCGACCTGGTCTCGCGCGGGGAGATCGGGCGGGAGTCGACGGTGCTGTACGCCCACCTCGGCGGGCAGCCGGCGCTGAACGCGTACAGCGCGCTGTTCTAGGCGGCCGCCCGGCCCTTCCCGGCCGTTCCATCCGCGAGGCCTGCCGTGGTGCCCACCTGGCCGGATACAGTGCACAGCGTGTTGGCGGACGATCAGCAGCGGGAGCCGAGTGTCGACCAGCCCGACGGCACCCGCCGCCGGGCCACGATCCATGACGTCGCCCGGCTGGCCGGAGTGTCACGTCAGACGGTCTCCCGCGCGGTCAACGACAAAGGCGAGATCGACCCGGCCACCAAGGAACGGGTGCTGGAGGCGGCGCGGCTGCTGGACTACCGCCCAAGCCGTTTCGCGCGCGGCCTCGTGCAGAAGGGGACCGTGGCGGTGGGACTGGTGATTCCGGATCTGATGAATCCGTTCTTCCCCGAGGTCGCCGCCGGCGTGCTGGAGGCGGCCGAGCAGCGCGGGTGGCAGGTCGTGGTGTGGGATTCCCGCATCGACGAGAGCAGGGAGCGCGAGGCGCTCGACGTGCTCTCCCACCAGGCGGACGCGGTCGTGGGCTACTTCAAGAGCCCGGACGACGTGCTCGCCCGCCACCTCGGTGGGGTGCCGCTGGTGCTGCTGGAGCGCGGCCCGCAGCAGACCCGCTTCGCGGCCGTGGGGATCGACGCCGCCGCAGGGCTCGAACAGGGTATGGCGCACCTGGTGGGGGCGGGGCACCGCGGGATCGGCATGCTGGACGGCGTGCATGGCCCCGGTCCGCGCCGGCAGGCCTTCCTGGAGCAGGCCCGGCGGCACGGTCTGCCCGTGGACGACGGTTGGACGGAGCTGTGCGACGAGCACAGCGTGGCCGGGGGTGAGGCCGGCATGGAGCGACTGCTCGACAGACGGCCCGAGATCACCGCGGTGTTCGGCTTCAACGACCTCATGGCCGTCGGCGCGATGCGCGCCGCCCGGCGCCGGGGGCGGCGGGTCCCGGACGATCTGGCCGTCCTGGGCTTCGACGGACTGTCGCTGGGCGAGCTGGTGGAGCCCGCCCTGACCACCCTGCACCTCGACAAGCGGCGGCTCGGCCGACTGGCCGTCGAGCAGGTGGCCCGGCTGAGGGCGGGCGAGGAGCCGATGAGCGGCGCGGATGCCTGGGTCATTCCCGAGCTGGTCGTGCGGGCCTCCGCCTGATACCGCCTGAGGGCCTCTGTGACCACCGGGCGCCCCCTTCGCCGGGGGCGCCCTGGACGTCGTACGACTGCCTACAGCGCCTGCGCCGCGGGCTTCACCATCCCCCGCACGGTCCGCGACTTCACGAAGTCGCCCATGGCCGTCATCTCCCACTCGCCGGAGAACTGCCTGATCAGCTTGGCCATCATCACGCCCGTCTGCGCCTCGGCGTTGGTGAGGTCGAAGCGGACCAGCTCCTCGCCGGTCCCCGCGTCGAGGAGGCGGCAGTAGGCCTTGGCGACCTCGGTGAACTTCTGGCCGGAGAACGAGTTGACCGTGAAGACCAGGCCGGTGACCTCCTGGGGCAGGCGTCCGAGGTCGACGGTGATGACCTCGTCGTCCCCGCCGCCCTCACCGGTGAGGTTGTCGCCGGAGTGGCGGATCGCGCCGTTGACGATCTGGAGCTTGCCGAAGTAGCAGCTGTCGATGTGGTTGCGCTGCGGGCCGTAGGCGATGACCGAGGCGTCCAGGTCGATGTCCTTGCCGCGGTACGCCGGCTCCCAGCCGAGGCCCATCTTGACCTGGGAGAGCAGCGGGCGGCCGCCCTTCACCAGGGACACGGTCTGGTTCTTCTGGAGGCTGACCCGGCCCTTGTCGAGGTTGATCTTCCCGGCGCCCGGCGCGGGCGGGGCGGGCGGCGCCGCGGGGGCCGGGGGAGCGGCGGGAGTGGTCATCGGCGGGGCCGGCGGGGTGACCGGGGGCTGCATGGTGGGCTGCGGCGGGGCCACGGGGGCGGCCGGGGCCGGTTCCTCGACCGTGACGCCGAAGTCGGTGGCGAT
It encodes:
- a CDS encoding GntR family transcriptional regulator — translated: MEAIRPVGRTLLRDQACAAIRDAIVAGELEPGAVVRDADLAERLGLSRAPVREAFSRLVDEGLLESKPQSYTRVTPVVAAEVRDAAAVVGAMHELVTRVAVPRLMAADVEIMRAANERFATAVAAGEVDLALRADDELHDVPVRVSGNRAAAATVARYTPLIRRLERRRFGEGGNCRSARLHEQLIDACACGDTDTAVRVTAEIWRSLADLVDLADD
- a CDS encoding 1-aminocyclopropane-1-carboxylate deaminase, producing the protein MSLSSYDRYPLLFGPSPVHPLERLTAHLGGASLWAKREDCNSGVAYGGNKTRKLEYLVADALAKGCDTLVSIGGVQSNHTRQVAAVAARAGLKCVLIQESWVDWPDSVYDKVGNILVSRLAGADVRLVRAGFGIGFKESWEQALREVEESGGKPYAIPAGASDHPLGGLGFAGWAYEVAEQERQSGVFFDTVVVCSVTGSTQAGMVAGFAALEEAGGRPRRVIGIDASAKPESTREQIARIAGNTGRLIGVKRELTEADVELDERYHAGVYGIPDEPTLEAMRLAARTEGMVTDPVYEGKSMAGMIDLVSRGEIGRESTVLYAHLGGQPALNAYSALF
- a CDS encoding TerD family protein, whose product is MTPGSNIPLSTARVTVDVAAPVRLDVSGLLLTADGKVRSDDDFIFYNQPSGPGVTYRSGGGTAPDAITVDTAAVPPGIEKIVVTASPDAAGQTFQGIEPTATIRNADDNSVLATFTPPQLGTETALVIVEVYLRNGAWKARAVGQGYANGLAGIATDFGVTVEEPAPAAPVAPPQPTMQPPVTPPAPPMTTPAAPPAPAAPPAPPAPGAGKINLDKGRVSLQKNQTVSLVKGGRPLLSQVKMGLGWEPAYRGKDIDLDASVIAYGPQRNHIDSCYFGKLQIVNGAIRHSGDNLTGEGGGDDEVITVDLGRLPQEVTGLVFTVNSFSGQKFTEVAKAYCRLLDAGTGEELVRFDLTNAEAQTGVMMAKLIRQFSGEWEMTAMGDFVKSRTVRGMVKPAAQAL
- a CDS encoding LacI family DNA-binding transcriptional regulator, which encodes MHSVLADDQQREPSVDQPDGTRRRATIHDVARLAGVSRQTVSRAVNDKGEIDPATKERVLEAARLLDYRPSRFARGLVQKGTVAVGLVIPDLMNPFFPEVAAGVLEAAEQRGWQVVVWDSRIDESREREALDVLSHQADAVVGYFKSPDDVLARHLGGVPLVLLERGPQQTRFAAVGIDAAAGLEQGMAHLVGAGHRGIGMLDGVHGPGPRRQAFLEQARRHGLPVDDGWTELCDEHSVAGGEAGMERLLDRRPEITAVFGFNDLMAVGAMRAARRRGRRVPDDLAVLGFDGLSLGELVEPALTTLHLDKRRLGRLAVEQVARLRAGEEPMSGADAWVIPELVVRASA